The region TCCACCAAAAGTAAGAAGTGGTATTTGCCACATAATAAGGGCGCGTTTTAAACTCGCATTAAAAGAGATTTGAACAGCGATTACGCGTAATAACGCGGTAATAAATATCGCGGAGCCACTCCAGGTAGCCCTGCAGTTTGCTTCGGCCGGTGCGGTACCGGGCTCGAGCTAGAAGCGGAGAAATTAACGctcccagttttttttttttataaaatatagtaTGAATagagtggtcatggtcgtcggttgaggATGTGTAGTGAAACTTCATATCGACTATcctgggaaaatagtgtggtgattTCCCCTAGCCTTCCACACCACAGTGCTGCTAGagtccggagttcgtagttgacAATAATGAGCACTGCTCACTCTCACATCAGGTCACTTTGTCGCTTTTTACGACATCCACGAAAAGAGACCGGTTTGTGCTATTCTTAAGCCAGCCACGGCACGGACGTATTTATGTAGTATGTATGTACGCAACAATGTAGGTATTGcacataaaaacaaattgaGTACACGGATATAACGACGCCCGCTTTGACTAAAAATTGAAAACACGCGGTTGCACAGAGATAAGTCCAAACTAGACCAATTTTTCGCCCCcgcaaattttatcgaaatagAGATGTTTTCAAAATacccgaaataaatatttacctattGAAATAGTTACCTTTTTCATGTTATTGGATTAAATATATGGGACAAAAAAGTGTGCGGTACATTTGGTGCAAGAGATATTGAAACTTTTTACTCTTAATTTAGGTGAACCTAGTTAtaaagttttatgtttttcCAGTTTGTGACAGAGTCACTAACTTTTCTTTTGCCTGTCGCATAGCACGTTTATCTTACACTATTTTCTACATtgtaaaacttgttttttcaATATCTACCAAGAGATTCAAATTACGCTACCGCTTATGCCTCGGCCCCGCGACCCCGCCGCTCGAAACGATAATTTAACCCCTAATTAGCACTCGTTGTGTTCCGACAAAAATGACCTTTCATTTCGCGttctgtttaatttatttttttatttacgaccCCCGGTATAATCTTAACGAGGCTTCAGCTCTGTTTTACAGGAATTTCTGGACCCCTGTAAATTCTTTGAGGATAATTCGTcccttatttttatattttttatgacatttaAACCCATTCGTTGAAAGTTACAAACCTGGTATAAGGTTTGGTTTTGTCCTgcaaaggtaaatattcaattcaattcaatttttggggTTATATTGGCCCTTCGAACGATGCGATGATTCCGCCCttattccgccaatgtcgaggttgaataCGACACTGCCAGTCAACTTTAGGTCGAGTACGGTAGAGCTGTCCGTTCGGTAGAATACCAGCCACAACCAATCTAAAACAAGAAGTAACAACCTGCCACCACTGAACAACCCACTACTTTACataaaaaaggtaaatattaatgactGAATGTTTAGAAAGAAAAGAGCATACACATGGCCATCAGTGGCCGTATTTTCTAACattctgacgttcgcgatcgcattcaccttTTGTCTTCTCTTTCCTCATCTCTTATTGCCCGCATCGTATACcttttgacagaaagaagtagtgagAATGATTGTAAAAGTTCATTAGAAAATAAAGCCTCAGATTGAAAAGTGAAATAtcaatttgtacggaatatttgtTAAGAAATTTCgacaaaaaagaaagaaaaatgttattacGTCATACAAGAATATTTAAACGGCTCAATGATAtacttaacataataataataataataatcccagcctatatacgtcccactgctgggcacaggcctcctctcagaatgagagggcttgggccgcatttcccacgcgggcccagtgcggattgggaacttcacacacaccatgcttcgcaggtttgtgcaggtttcctcacgatgttatccatcaccgtaaagctcgtggtaaatttcaaatgtaatttcgcacatgaattccgaaaaactcagaggtgcgagccggggtttgaacccacgatcctctgcttgagaggccatagatcaaaccactcggccaccacggcttcacataataaatataaagaaaacttaattttatttcattattttatgttCAATTTTGATTTAACTGTAGTTTTGAATTTATTCTTCCGTATGGAATGGATACAATATCGCGGCAAGTAAATCGTATGACTTTTACCTGGCTTTCAGAAAATAGAGAAGAGAATATCAGATCCGATATGTCTTACTTGTCAACACAATATATCGGAAAAGATGATATGAAAACGCTATGTGACACGTGTCACCAATATTCAATAAAACCAAGTAGAAGAAGTATTATTTCCACTTAGTTCTGGTAATATAATTAACCACAATATAGACTCTAAACAAGCCTTTATTATCACAAAGTTTCCGTAACagttttacataaattttaatacttttagCCGAGTTCAAAAATTACCATGAAATACGAACACCGGAGTTGCgggaatataaaaaacaactGACAAGCAAGCAATGCATGCGTGTTAGTAAACGGTGTTTTACTCGACTGCCCCCAGGAAGAAAGGTTATGCTCCATGTGTTGTCACGCTTGGGTCAGTACTCCTCTTACTTAGATTGACATCACAGTTCACAACTACCAAACTCAGAAGAGCTTTAACTTCgatattaattcaatttattctaTTGAGATTAATTGACAAAGGAAACAATacatgtccaatattttgtgTTAATCAAACTGACGGACTTATACTTAGTACAGTCGAACTATTTAATTCCTGACCCGCCGTAGAACGCTCTCACAGTAAGAGTGTcacaatgaattcccttgtcaagcaatgcgatgtcactgtggcattttctacgaaaaggttccacagaggaccacgattcagttggttccggagccaaaatggcaaaaacggaacccttatagtttcgccatgtctgtctgtctgccgacaaaatggtacaataaaaaaatcatttttttttaagcttgtagggtgaggtatcgttggataggtcttttaaaaccattaggggtttgctaagacgattttttgattcagtgatttgtttagattttagtttaaagtggaaattttattaaaatcgagcgtataAATCCCCTAAAatctttagattttagattaaGAGTAAATATACGAAAGGTATAAAAATACCTTAAACTATGGaaagtataaaatacgaaattcttagaaaaatataacttaattttttcgtaatggctacggaaccatattttgggcgtccgacacgctcttggccggttttttaaccaGTCTGGTGTGTGTATGCATTCTTGGTAtactgtttagattttagatataCATACTATGTTATGCTTGAATCCAAGTTAGTATTAAAAGATATTTGTTCGAGTAAAGATGTCTTTTCATTGTCTCGACCCCCCCTCCACGCCACACCAGAAGGCCGCCCAATTGCCTCATGATACGACACGTTTCCGCTTGGCCCCCGCCCTCATCAAGACTCCAAATTTCACACAGCATAActgcagcggcgtctttagcccatgtggcgcccgtgtgcaattattactttagcgccatctaggaagcgcgcggtcaaaatggaataggtacaagcGCGCCCGTGTCACACCCTGCAATGCGTACAATAGGTGTCTGCGCGCGCACACCTGGCACGCCGACGCCATTACGCTGCCCTAATTCGCACAGGTAAAGTACGCCTCTGCATAACTGTTCCGTATCATAAAACTCCTACAAGCGCAACTCGAAAATTCTATGCCAGCTGTGCTGTAAAGACATAACTGTTCCGTATCAAAACTTCCCCAAGCCTGACGCTATCATCCTTCTTAGCGTGTAAGACAGCAACACCTGAACTCACCTCTCTCTTCCCATGCCGTAGTTTTCAtagcataaattaaaataattaattctcCCCGCTAATGAAATATTTTGCGCGCTCGGTTTCTTTCTCGTGACACCTGAGGGAATATTAAATTATGCGAGCTTCATGTATAATTATGGCTGgcagtaattataaatatttttaaccctagaaggattttttttaggttagcttgaaaagaaggataagttcgcctttgtactcttttgttttgttgttttctttttgtatttttttgtgttttatgtacaataaagtatttacatacatacatacatacatttttaaatgacattttAACGCAAGCTTTTCCGTGACGTCATTTGATTTCATACACGTAGGTAACAAATTTTAACTCATTTTGAACTCAGTGATCAGAAATCAATACTTAAGTTCCCGTTTATTGTTTTAGGACGTGTATTGGATTTAAAtaagattcaaagtcaaagtcacaatatttttattcaatttaagctataacaagcacttatgaatgtcaaaaaaatctaccaccggttcggaaaaacctctgttgagaagaatccggcaagaaactcaaactCCCTCCTACCTCTCCTAGGCATATCGGCGTCTTCATTGCTATGGGGTCTGAGTTGTTGTCCTGCAACTATATACTGTGTTATAGTGGCTGATTTTGTACAGACTACTGAGAATGCTAATTGCCATCGTAGCAAGGATTGAGTTACCACCCAGTGTTCTatcgaaattcaaaattaaataattaatgaaattaactGAGTGGAGATACTAGCAATCTTGTTTAAATTGATATAAATCCAGTCAGCACAGGATGTTTGCATTCCGACgaggagagtaaggcagccgatGAAGTGATCAACGCATGAGGTTATCTATTTTAGTACTGACAACTCGAAATATTCGAAATTTAAGTGATAAATGTTAGGTGCTGACTAATTCGAAAAGAAACTAGGCATTTCGAACATTTATCGACTAGTCCACTCCTAAAAAACACTAAACATCTTGATATTTTAATGTAACTTAATGTAAGTAGGAATGGAATCCGTTATCAacgacataaaataataatctctTTATTATTACAACAATCAGTTCTGCTTTTACACCTCTTTCTTAAATCACGAATATCACATtccatttcaaaataaattaaacagtaCACCACAATTTAGAAGCTAGTTTTGCCGAAGATGAAGTTACCCGCAGCGTTCTGGTCCTCCGAAGTAAAGTATTCATTCCACAAACCTTGGAACTCAGCCCAGGATACGCTGGCTTTTCCTTTCGACATCTTCTTGAAAGCTTCTACAGACTCCTTCTTATTCAAACCGAAGGAAACGTACACGGAGGAGAATTCATCGCTGTCAATTGCTCCATCGTTGCTGGCATCTTCCAGCTCGAAAATGAATTTACAGTAAAGGTTCTGCCACTCAAGAGCTGCAGAAGGGTTCTTGGCGAATTCATCCCACATGGCCACCCACTCGTTGAAAGACACTTCTCCGTCATTATCAGCATCAGCGCGACTCTGCAGGCCTTCCCAGATCTTCAGCAGAGCATCCTGCGTCTCCTTGAACTTAGCATCACCAGCTTTCCAGCCTCGGTTCTGCGAAATTTTCTCAGCGGCCAGTTCGAAATCTTTCTTGTCGATATTTCCGCTCCCGTTTGTGTCGAAGAACGCGTTAAACACGTGAAACAGCTTCTTCTTTCTGAAGTCGGacaccatttttaattttagattgaGATCGTTTAATTCAATTAGTACTTGTAATGTGACTTTGTAGTTTCAAGTGTCCCTTATATATACATTTTAAGACTGCATTAAAGATATTGTTATCTGATTTGTTTACAGTATGACGCAAAAGTGAGCCGATTTTCTAATCAGATTGCTATCTGCCCGCAATGCAGgttattgttgactttaacaATCCTTGtagtttatttaataatggAGTATTAAAATATTGTCTTTTGTACATAGTAACAGTTATTATACAATATGACGTCTCTATTCTCTGAACAATGATTTAAATCCCAAGTAGAGCCcccagagagagagagaattaaagcctattgcttaccttagaaagtctctgtgtatatacctgttttctgtactgcttgctatgtgttggtgtgaaataaagagttattctattgtattgtagagGTCCTTCTCAGAAATGTTATACATTATTTTGATTACAACAATATAAAAACCAGCTAAGTGGGtgtcggactcgcacacgaagggttccCTACCATTATCATTAGACATAGCAAAatacacgtttgttgtatgggaccccttaaatgtttattttattttaatttaactatttatttttaaagtgaatatacgactatGAATATTTCacgcgtctacctgttgccgttattaatatcgagaaaaaaaacggcaaaacaatcacgtttgttgtatgggagccccctgaatatttattttattttgttaatctaataataatctgtgaaaatttcaactgtctagctatcacggttcatgagatacagcctggtgacagacggacggatggacggacagcggagtcttagtaatagggtcccgtttttaccctttgggtaagGGGAACCCTAATAATCGAGTATCTAATATAGGCTGTTCCaaagtattaaattttaaatcagtCATTTCTCAGTTCATACTGTGGCGTTTGATATGAGGCCTTGTACATAGGTGTTATGGTGTGAAGGTTGATGTGATTTCCAAAGACGAGACGTGTAATTCTTGAAAGTCGCTTATTAGTGATAATCTTAGGACATGACAACATGAGGCACCGTTTTTGCTTCTTGACATCAGCCGGGCGTGCCATAGATAATATATCGTAACAATAGGTACATAGGTTTGAAATATCGTATCAACACGACAAATTTCATCTTTATCCAGAGGATAGAGACACATTGTATATCGtgacataacaaataataggtttaagtcaaatttaaattttagttaattttaaattatgcgAAATTAATACGCATGAATAAAGTAAAAACTTTCATCGGATAATTAAATTcctgttaaataaattaatcaatgtggTGATGCGATTAAATTGTGTTATGACGTCAGAGAGTATCGCAAAATAAATCGTCCAGTTGTTAAACGATTTATGTTAAGTTACTCTTTACATCTAAATGATTGGCTAGATAAGATCGTTTTTAAGCAATAAGAcagctttgaacatgaaactaccgtgagactcactcatataaaatgttattataacggataactcacgtcttaaaccgagtatgagctaaactcggtttaagacgtgagttatccgttataataacatttaatatgaataaGACAGCTTTGTGATTTTCCATCCTTTTCTTACTAATATtgaaaatgcgaaagtaactatcagtctagaaagaaagaaagaaagaaaatacatttcttCACagcacaagacaacaatattattaggctTTTGTCCCATATCAAATTATATTACGTCGGCGATAAATGAATCCTTATTTTGTACCCAGCAgtgtgggacgtttataggctgggatgataaaaaGTATAGCTGAGTTGCCCCGGAGTAAATTAAGCAAAAAGTATATTATTCAATTGAAGAACATTCAAAATAATATCATCTCAGTCTACATacaaacgtcccactgctgggcacaggcctcctctcagaatgagagggcttggaccgtagttcccacgcgggcccagtgtgaattggtaacttcacacacaccattgaattgcttcgcaggtttgtgtgtaatttcgcacatgaatttcgaagaactctgaggtgcgagccggggtttgaacccacgatcctctgcttgagagtccataggtcaaaccactcggcaaCCACGGCCGCACggcttcaaaataaaataatatattaataacataaaaacttaataaatttaCTCATtttagtttcatcatcatcattatcagccggaagacgtccactgctgaacaaaggcctcccccttagaacgaaaactcgccacttgcatccaccggttacccgcaattctcacgatgtcgtcggtCCACCTGTTGGGAGGCCTACAACGCTTCGCCTTCCGATGCCGCCACTCGATGTCGCGActcattaacccccgacgcaaaaagaggagtgttataagtttgaccgctatgtatgtctgtctgtctgtctgtggcaccgtagttcttaaacgggtggaccgatttgaatgcggtttttttatttgatagcaggttttttagcgatggttcttagatatgtgttatcaaaatcggttctgccgtttttgagatattgaactttgaagtgaaatgGATGGGATTTTCCcacattttgttggttaagttattttagtttaataatttccAATTCTTCCATGGCGCCACGGAAAAGGTCTTTGTCCAGCAGttctgctgtaggctgatgatgatgatggtgatgaggaTTATGTTATTAATACACAGTACATTAGATATAGGTTTAAGTATTGCGTAAGGGTGGTTGGATCAAAGTAGAAAACAACgttttatgtaagtaggtaaataaataatgaaatttgaaTTTCTTTGAATCGATAACATTTCTTTACCTTTGAAGTCTAAAAAATAACTTGGTAGATAAACCTATTTTCTTCTGAACAAGCAGCACAAAAAacacacaggtatatagagatttacCAAGGTAAGCAATTAAGGTGGCTTTATTGCTTTagagcaatttaaaaaataaggaTTGGATTTGATTTGGTAAATAAACTGAATTagactaatttattgaatcaaaagaatttccttgctcacccgcgaccttacgatagctaagcttatgcaaaatatgcatgttcatgcagttcctccac is a window of Choristoneura fumiferana chromosome 23, NRCan_CFum_1, whole genome shotgun sequence DNA encoding:
- the LOC141440792 gene encoding calexcitin-1-like — its product is MVSDFRKKKLFHVFNAFFDTNGSGNIDKKDFELAAEKISQNRGWKAGDAKFKETQDALLKIWEGLQSRADADNDGEVSFNEWVAMWDEFAKNPSAALEWQNLYCKFIFELEDASNDGAIDSDEFSSVYVSFGLNKKESVEAFKKMSKGKASVSWAEFQGLWNEYFTSEDQNAAGNFIFGKTSF